A genomic stretch from Nocardia wallacei includes:
- a CDS encoding helix-turn-helix domain-containing protein produces MSENSVAASSTLPRRQLGRYLRDWRTQAGLTIAEAARLMEWGASTLQRLEKGQADRIRTIDIQELCRIYGIPDDIAEGLKGLAQQAAVKSWWHAYGDLIPENFDVYVGLEASAQRLTSYQSELVPGLLQTAEYARALNGLGYPDDSEAELERRVQLRLQRQALITRKNHPATVDVVLGESVLRRVVGSTRVMSAQLRHLADLSTRDNVTLRVLPFAAGVPLGLSTGPFVILEFGTDSKGQPVEPPVVYVEGFTGDLYLERQGDVRRYRRAHECLLRCALDVPASRHLLRQVAKEYTA; encoded by the coding sequence GTGTCTGAGAATTCTGTGGCCGCGTCGTCGACCCTCCCCCGTCGCCAGCTCGGAAGATACCTGCGGGACTGGCGAACTCAGGCCGGGCTGACCATCGCGGAGGCCGCCCGCCTGATGGAGTGGGGCGCCAGCACGCTACAACGGCTCGAGAAGGGCCAGGCAGATCGTATCCGCACCATAGACATTCAGGAGCTGTGTCGCATCTACGGCATTCCGGACGACATCGCCGAGGGCCTCAAGGGCCTGGCCCAGCAGGCGGCCGTCAAGAGCTGGTGGCACGCCTACGGCGACCTGATCCCCGAAAACTTCGATGTCTATGTGGGTTTGGAGGCCTCGGCGCAGCGCCTGACCTCCTACCAGTCCGAGTTGGTGCCGGGCCTGCTACAGACCGCCGAGTACGCCCGCGCACTCAACGGGCTCGGCTATCCCGACGACAGCGAGGCCGAACTGGAGCGCCGCGTGCAGTTGCGACTGCAGCGGCAGGCCTTGATAACTCGCAAGAATCATCCCGCGACAGTGGATGTCGTACTGGGAGAATCGGTCTTGCGCCGCGTCGTCGGAAGTACGAGGGTGATGTCGGCGCAGCTGCGGCACTTGGCCGACCTGAGCACTAGGGACAATGTCACGCTGCGCGTCCTGCCCTTCGCGGCCGGTGTCCCCCTGGGTCTTTCGACCGGCCCGTTCGTGATCCTCGAATTCGGAACCGACAGCAAGGGGCAGCCGGTGGAGCCGCCCGTGGTGTACGTGGAGGGCTTCACCGGAGATCTGTATCTCGAAAGACAAGGTGACGTGCGGCGGTATCGGCGGGCGCACGAGTGCCTGTTGCGTTGCGCGCTGGACGTTCCCGCGAGCAGGCACCTGCTGCGGCAGGTCGCCAAGGAGTACACGGCATGA
- a CDS encoding alpha/beta fold hydrolase: MSTIALRAADLDGHRVTVTADDGTPLAARVFGSDTAPLTVVFVHGHCLRTESWSMLREQLRRQWGEGIRMVCYDHRGHGESGSADPDTYTIDQLGHDLDAVLRTVAPSGPVVLVGHSMGAMVVLVYARLFPATVGSRVVGIGLLATAAGGLTTVGPARLLNRHAVSSLRAAVRRAPRMMQTWKRLSHRIFEPLVREAESGGRRASPHLAAIATAMLNDTPLLTMTSFLDSLIRFDETATLRLLADLPTLVLAGSADIMIPFAHSVVLASQLSGAELVRLDGAGHSVILERAEEVAAAVATLVERALGADRARAYAAAG, from the coding sequence ATGTCCACCATCGCACTTCGCGCCGCCGACCTCGACGGCCACCGCGTCACAGTCACCGCCGACGACGGCACGCCACTCGCCGCGCGCGTGTTCGGCTCCGACACCGCGCCGCTGACCGTGGTTTTCGTGCACGGCCACTGCCTGCGCACCGAATCCTGGTCGATGCTGCGCGAGCAGTTGCGGCGGCAGTGGGGCGAGGGCATCCGCATGGTGTGCTACGACCACCGCGGGCACGGCGAGTCGGGCTCGGCCGATCCGGACACCTACACCATCGACCAGCTCGGTCACGATCTCGACGCCGTGCTGCGCACCGTCGCCCCGTCCGGCCCGGTGGTGCTGGTCGGGCATTCGATGGGCGCGATGGTGGTGCTGGTCTATGCCCGGCTGTTCCCGGCGACGGTCGGCTCGCGCGTCGTCGGCATCGGACTGCTGGCCACGGCGGCCGGTGGCCTGACCACCGTCGGCCCGGCGCGCTTGCTGAATCGGCACGCGGTCAGCTCGCTGCGGGCCGCGGTGCGTCGCGCGCCGCGGATGATGCAGACCTGGAAGCGGTTGTCGCACCGGATCTTCGAACCGCTGGTGCGTGAGGCCGAGTCCGGCGGCCGCCGGGCGAGCCCGCATCTGGCGGCGATCGCGACCGCGATGCTCAACGACACGCCGCTGCTCACCATGACCAGCTTCCTCGACTCGCTGATCCGCTTCGACGAGACCGCGACCCTGCGGCTGCTGGCCGATCTGCCGACGCTGGTGCTGGCCGGGTCGGCCGACATCATGATCCCGTTCGCGCATTCGGTGGTGCTGGCCTCGCAGCTCAGCGGCGCCGAACTGGTCCGACTGGACGGCGCCGGTCACAGCGTGATCCTCGAACGCGCCGAGGAGGTCGCGGCCGCGGTGGCGACACTGGTCGAACGGGCCCTCGGCGCCGACCGTGCTCGGGCGTATGCCGCGGCGGGCTGA
- a CDS encoding fumarate reductase/succinate dehydrogenase flavoprotein subunit, giving the protein MPEVERHKYDVVVIGAGGAGLRAVIEAREHGLSVAVVCKSLFGKAHTVMAEGGCAASMGNANEKDSWQTHFKDTMRGGKFLNNWRMAELHAQEAPDRVWELETYGALFDRTADGRISQRNFGGHTYPRLAHVGDRTGLEIIRTMQQKIVSLQQEDFKETGDYESRIKVFAECTITDLLKDGDRISGAFGYWRESGRFILFETPAVVLATGGIGKSYKVTSNSWEYTGDGHALALRAGATLINMEFLQFHPTGMVWPPSVKGILVTEGVRGDGGVLKNTEGKRFMFDYIPGVFKGQYAETEEEADQWLRDNDSARRTPDLLPRDEVARAINEEVKAGRGTPHGGVYLDIASRLPAAEIMKRLPSMHHQFKELADVDITKEPMEVGPTCHYVMGGIEVDPDTGAATVPGLFAAGECSGGMHGSNRLGGNSLSDLLVFGRRAGLGAATYVERLGGERPAITDGDLAAAAKTALAPFDPPSSGAGENPYTLHTDMQQAMNDLVGIIRKEHELQEAIEKLAQLRERFDSVTVEGHRQFNPGWHLALDLRNMLLVSECVAQAALLRTESRGGHTRDDHPQMDPAWRHKLLVCRVDPAEADRTVPAVTVTPVDQVPMRDDLLALFDLSELEKYYTSEELAAHPAATASAKGDA; this is encoded by the coding sequence ATGCCTGAAGTCGAACGGCACAAGTACGACGTCGTCGTGATCGGTGCCGGTGGCGCCGGCCTGCGCGCGGTGATCGAGGCGCGCGAGCACGGCCTGTCGGTGGCGGTGGTGTGCAAGTCGCTGTTCGGCAAGGCGCACACCGTGATGGCCGAGGGCGGCTGCGCGGCGTCCATGGGCAACGCCAACGAGAAGGACAGCTGGCAGACGCATTTCAAGGACACGATGCGCGGCGGCAAGTTCCTCAACAACTGGCGCATGGCCGAACTGCACGCGCAGGAGGCTCCCGACCGGGTCTGGGAGCTGGAAACCTATGGGGCGCTGTTCGATCGGACCGCCGACGGGCGCATCAGTCAGCGCAACTTCGGCGGCCACACCTACCCGCGACTGGCGCACGTCGGCGACCGCACCGGCCTCGAGATCATCCGCACCATGCAGCAGAAGATCGTCTCGCTGCAGCAGGAGGATTTCAAGGAGACCGGCGACTACGAGTCGCGGATCAAGGTGTTCGCCGAATGCACGATCACCGATCTGCTCAAGGACGGCGACCGGATCTCCGGCGCGTTCGGCTACTGGCGGGAGTCCGGCCGGTTCATCCTGTTCGAGACGCCCGCGGTGGTGCTGGCGACGGGCGGAATCGGCAAGTCCTACAAGGTCACCTCGAACTCCTGGGAGTACACCGGCGACGGCCACGCGCTGGCGCTGCGGGCCGGGGCGACGCTGATCAACATGGAGTTCCTGCAGTTCCATCCGACCGGCATGGTCTGGCCGCCGAGTGTGAAGGGCATTCTCGTCACCGAGGGCGTGCGCGGCGACGGCGGGGTGCTCAAGAACACCGAGGGCAAGCGTTTCATGTTCGACTACATCCCCGGGGTGTTCAAGGGGCAGTACGCCGAAACCGAGGAAGAGGCCGATCAGTGGTTGCGCGACAACGACTCCGCGCGCCGCACTCCCGATCTGCTGCCCCGCGACGAGGTGGCGCGCGCGATCAACGAGGAGGTGAAGGCCGGGCGCGGCACCCCGCACGGCGGCGTCTACCTCGACATCGCCTCGCGCCTGCCCGCCGCGGAGATCATGAAGCGGCTGCCGTCCATGCACCACCAGTTCAAGGAGCTGGCGGACGTGGACATCACGAAGGAGCCGATGGAGGTCGGGCCCACCTGCCATTACGTGATGGGCGGGATCGAGGTCGACCCGGACACCGGCGCCGCGACCGTCCCGGGCCTGTTCGCCGCGGGTGAATGCTCCGGCGGCATGCACGGCTCCAACCGGCTCGGCGGCAACTCGCTGTCGGACCTGCTTGTCTTCGGCCGCCGGGCCGGGCTGGGCGCCGCCACCTACGTCGAGCGGCTCGGCGGCGAACGCCCGGCGATCACCGACGGTGATCTCGCCGCCGCCGCGAAAACCGCGCTGGCGCCGTTCGATCCGCCGAGCAGCGGCGCGGGCGAGAATCCCTACACCCTGCACACCGACATGCAGCAGGCCATGAACGACCTGGTCGGCATCATCCGCAAGGAGCACGAGCTGCAGGAGGCGATCGAGAAGCTCGCCCAGCTGCGCGAGCGCTTCGACAGCGTCACCGTCGAGGGTCACCGGCAGTTCAACCCGGGCTGGCACCTGGCCCTGGATCTGCGGAACATGTTGCTGGTCAGCGAATGTGTCGCGCAGGCGGCGCTGCTGCGCACCGAGAGCCGCGGCGGGCACACCCGCGACGACCATCCCCAGATGGATCCGGCCTGGCGGCACAAGCTGCTGGTGTGCCGGGTGGACCCGGCCGAGGCCGACCGGACCGTGCCCGCGGTGACCGTGACACCGGTGGACCAGGTGCCGATGCGCGACGACCTGCTCGCTCTGTTCGACCTGAGTGAGCTCGAAAAGTATTACACCTCGGAGGAACTCGCCGCCCATCCCGCGGCCACCGCCTCCGCGAAAGGGGATGCGTAG
- a CDS encoding succinate dehydrogenase/fumarate reductase iron-sulfur subunit → MGYDARFRVWRGDTEGGELQDFTVEVNEGEVVLDIVHRLQATQAPDLAVRWNCKAGKCGSCSAEVNGRPRLLCMTRMSTFTTDEVITVTPLRTFPVIRDLVTDVSLNYRKAREIPSFTPPDDLKPGEYRMQQRDVERSQEFRKCIECFLCQNTCHVVRDHEDNKEAFAGPRYLMRIAELEMHPLDVADRRDMAQEEFGLGYCNITKCCTEVCPEHIKITDNALIPMKERVVDRKYDPIVWLGNKLFRR, encoded by the coding sequence ATGGGTTACGACGCCCGGTTCCGAGTATGGCGCGGCGACACCGAGGGTGGCGAGCTGCAGGACTTCACCGTCGAGGTGAACGAGGGCGAGGTCGTGCTCGACATCGTCCACCGGTTGCAGGCCACCCAGGCGCCCGATCTGGCGGTGCGGTGGAACTGCAAGGCGGGCAAGTGCGGATCGTGTTCGGCGGAGGTCAACGGCCGCCCGCGGCTACTGTGCATGACGCGGATGTCGACCTTCACGACCGACGAGGTGATCACGGTGACGCCGCTGCGCACCTTCCCCGTGATCCGCGACCTGGTGACCGACGTGTCGCTGAATTACCGGAAGGCGCGTGAGATCCCGTCGTTCACACCGCCGGACGACCTGAAGCCCGGCGAGTACCGCATGCAGCAGCGCGATGTGGAACGCTCGCAGGAGTTCCGTAAGTGCATCGAATGTTTCCTGTGCCAGAACACCTGTCACGTGGTGCGCGATCACGAGGACAACAAGGAGGCATTCGCCGGGCCCCGTTATCTGATGCGAATCGCGGAACTGGAAATGCATCCGCTGGACGTGGCCGACCGCCGGGATATGGCGCAGGAGGAATTCGGCCTCGGTTACTGCAATATCACCAAGTGTTGCACCGAGGTGTGCCCGGAGCACATCAAGATCACCGACAACGCGCTCATCCCGATGAAGGAGCGCGTGGTGGATCGGAAATACGATCCGATCGTCTGGCTGGGTAACAAACTGTTCCGCCGGTAG
- a CDS encoding DUF397 domain-containing protein: MSSELVGARWFKSSRSGAGKECVEVAFLADGRVGVRDSKNPGGPALIFGSDEWAGFVDGVRGAGIGRA; this comes from the coding sequence ATGAGCAGTGAGTTGGTCGGCGCCCGATGGTTCAAGAGCAGCCGTAGCGGCGCGGGCAAGGAGTGCGTCGAGGTCGCGTTCCTGGCCGACGGGCGCGTGGGCGTCCGGGACAGCAAGAACCCGGGCGGGCCGGCGCTGATCTTCGGTTCCGACGAGTGGGCCGGATTCGTCGACGGCGTGCGCGGAGCCGGAATCGGCCGCGCCTGA
- a CDS encoding acetyl-CoA acetyltransferase, with product MRRAAIVSPVRTPSGFAGGALAALPPGRLAAAAIAGAVGRAELDGARVDEVVLAGPPGLARLAALDAGLPSALAGFEVGSADGLAALIVAATMVHAETAAVVVAGGVHDTVPAETALAAVDPAHAERLAGRYHLTRTESDEFALSSHRRTARAWRQGIFDAEIVPVVAAAPDELRHRTESAVPHLVGRDEQSRADVSTRALTSAAPLLPDSVLTAAAVSVPAAGAAACLMVAEDRLIDLALEPLAYMTDWVAAGTDGSMPAVAAAVAKLLSRNGLSFDDIDLLEIAERSAVEVLALLRHFGRHDLGAVNVNGGALALGDPGLAAGARMTATLLHELARRGGAYALVAADSAADRGVAVLFESSAAAPPANTPKGARFHGLRSRRSGRHRA from the coding sequence ATGAGGAGAGCGGCGATCGTGTCGCCGGTGCGCACGCCGAGCGGGTTCGCCGGTGGCGCGTTGGCGGCGCTGCCGCCGGGACGACTGGCCGCGGCCGCGATCGCCGGTGCCGTCGGTCGCGCGGAACTCGACGGCGCCCGCGTCGACGAGGTCGTGCTGGCGGGCCCGCCCGGTCTCGCCCGGCTCGCCGCGCTCGACGCCGGATTACCGTCCGCCCTGGCCGGTTTCGAGGTCGGGTCCGCGGACGGCCTGGCCGCTCTGATCGTCGCCGCCACCATGGTGCACGCCGAGACCGCGGCCGTGGTGGTGGCCGGGGGCGTGCACGACACCGTGCCCGCCGAGACCGCGCTCGCCGCCGTCGATCCGGCGCACGCCGAGCGCCTGGCCGGGCGATATCACCTCACCCGCACCGAATCCGACGAGTTCGCGCTGAGCAGCCACCGCCGCACCGCCCGCGCCTGGCGGCAGGGGATCTTCGACGCCGAGATCGTCCCGGTGGTGGCCGCCGCGCCGGACGAGTTGCGGCACCGAACCGAAAGTGCCGTACCGCATCTTGTGGGTCGCGACGAGCAGTCGCGCGCCGATGTGTCGACCCGTGCGCTGACCAGCGCGGCCCCGCTGCTGCCGGACAGCGTGCTCACCGCGGCCGCCGTGAGCGTGCCCGCCGCGGGTGCCGCGGCCTGCCTGATGGTGGCCGAGGACCGGCTGATCGACCTGGCCCTGGAGCCTCTCGCCTACATGACCGACTGGGTGGCCGCGGGCACCGACGGCAGCATGCCCGCCGTCGCCGCGGCCGTCGCGAAGCTGTTGTCGCGCAACGGCCTCTCGTTCGACGACATCGATCTGCTGGAGATCGCCGAGCGGTCCGCGGTCGAGGTGCTCGCGCTGCTCCGCCACTTCGGTCGCCACGACCTCGGCGCGGTGAACGTCAACGGCGGCGCGCTCGCGCTGGGTGACCCGGGCCTCGCGGCCGGTGCGCGGATGACCGCCACCCTACTGCACGAACTCGCCCGGCGCGGTGGCGCGTACGCGCTGGTCGCGGCGGACTCGGCGGCCGACCGCGGCGTCGCCGTTCTGTTCGAGTCGTCCGCCGCGGCTCCGCCAGCGAATACTCCCAAGGGCGCCCGATTCCACGGGTTGCGCAGCCGCCGCTCAGGCCGTCACCGCGCCTGA